A genomic window from Cryobacterium sp. SO2 includes:
- a CDS encoding cation acetate symporter: protein MSALGTTVAAVTAAVEQAETNPVLNISIFLAFVAVTLVIVIRAGRNNRTAADYYTGGRSFTGPQNGFAIAGDYLSAASFLGIVGAIAVNGYDGFLYSIGFLVAWLVALLLVAELMRNTGKFTMADVLSFRLAQRPVRVAAATTTLAVCFFYLLAQMAGAGGLVSLLLGITDKLGQSIVVTVVGGLMILYVLIGGMKGTTWVQIVKAFLLIIGAGAMTVWVLVINGFNLSTLLDAAVANSAATPADAILSPGLQYGHNPLDFISLAIALVLGTAGLPHVLMRFYTVPSAKEARRSVVWAIFLIGAFYLFTLVLGFGAAALVGSDTILASPGGVNSAAPLLSLALGGPLLLGLISAIAFATILAVVAGLTITAATSFAHDIYASVIKKGTGDPDGEVKIARRTVVVIGILAIAGGIGVQGQNIAFLVALAFAVAASANLPTILYSLFWRGFTTRGALWSMYGGLGSAILLIVFSPVFSGTPTSMFGESVNFALYPLNNPGIISIPLGFVLGWLGSVTSTRRENPALAAEMAVRSLTGFGAEKASEH, encoded by the coding sequence ATGAGCGCCCTGGGCACGACCGTGGCCGCTGTCACAGCGGCGGTCGAGCAGGCCGAGACCAACCCGGTGCTGAACATCTCGATCTTCCTGGCCTTCGTGGCCGTCACCCTGGTGATCGTGATCCGCGCCGGGCGCAACAACCGCACCGCCGCCGACTATTACACCGGCGGGCGCTCGTTCACCGGGCCGCAGAACGGTTTCGCGATCGCCGGCGACTACCTCTCGGCGGCATCGTTCCTCGGCATCGTCGGCGCCATCGCCGTGAACGGGTACGACGGCTTCCTCTACTCGATCGGTTTCCTGGTGGCCTGGCTCGTCGCCCTGCTGCTCGTGGCCGAGCTGATGCGCAACACCGGCAAGTTCACCATGGCGGATGTGCTCTCCTTCCGGCTGGCGCAGCGGCCGGTGCGCGTGGCCGCGGCCACCACCACCCTGGCGGTGTGCTTCTTCTACCTGCTCGCCCAGATGGCCGGCGCCGGCGGACTCGTGTCGCTGCTGCTGGGCATCACCGACAAGCTCGGCCAGTCCATCGTGGTCACGGTCGTCGGCGGCCTGATGATCCTCTACGTGCTCATCGGCGGTATGAAGGGCACCACCTGGGTGCAGATCGTCAAGGCGTTCCTACTCATCATCGGCGCGGGCGCCATGACGGTGTGGGTGCTGGTGATCAACGGGTTCAACCTGTCCACCCTGCTCGACGCCGCTGTCGCGAACTCCGCAGCCACCCCGGCAGACGCCATCCTCTCGCCGGGCCTGCAGTACGGCCACAACCCGCTGGACTTCATCTCCCTGGCGATCGCCCTGGTGCTCGGCACCGCGGGCCTGCCGCACGTGCTGATGCGCTTCTACACAGTTCCCAGCGCCAAGGAGGCCCGCCGTTCGGTGGTCTGGGCGATCTTCCTGATCGGCGCGTTCTACCTGTTCACCCTGGTGCTCGGCTTCGGCGCGGCGGCCCTGGTCGGCTCCGACACCATCCTCGCTTCCCCCGGCGGGGTGAACTCGGCGGCACCGTTGTTGTCGCTGGCGCTGGGCGGTCCGCTGCTGCTCGGGCTGATCTCCGCCATCGCGTTCGCCACCATCCTCGCTGTCGTGGCCGGCCTCACCATCACGGCGGCCACCTCGTTCGCGCACGACATCTACGCCAGCGTGATCAAGAAGGGCACGGGCGACCCGGACGGCGAGGTCAAGATCGCCCGGCGCACAGTGGTGGTGATCGGCATCCTCGCCATCGCCGGCGGCATCGGCGTGCAGGGCCAGAACATCGCGTTCCTGGTGGCACTGGCCTTCGCCGTCGCGGCGAGCGCCAACCTGCCCACCATCCTGTACTCGTTGTTCTGGCGCGGGTTCACCACCCGCGGGGCACTGTGGAGCATGTACGGCGGCCTGGGCTCGGCGATACTGCTGATCGTGTTCTCGCCGGTGTTCTCAGGCACGCCCACCTCGATGTTCGGCGAGTCAGTGAACTTCGCGCTCTACCCGCTGAACAACCCCGGCATCATCTCGATCCCGCTGGGCTTCGTCCTCGGCTGGCTCGGTTCGGTCACGAGCACCCGCAGGGAGAACCCCGCGCTGGCGGCGGAGATGGCCGTGCGCTCCCTCACCGGGTTTGGCGCCGAGAAGGCGAGCGAGCACTAG
- a CDS encoding homoserine O-acetyltransferase, translating into MEWQFSEDTVPSTFVTDAQVRSLLGKPPVTGGWRDGDPVGARRFLDIGALDLEAGGRLGAARIAYETWGELSPAGDNAVLVLHALTGDSHLVGASGPGHPTAGWWSGIVGPGLAIDTDRWFVVAPNMLGGCQGSTGPGSLAPDGSEWGPRFPYLTIRDQVAAQVAFSDRLGIDRWAAIIGGSMGGMHVLEWGIDQPDRVARLGVLAAPPVTTADQVALNSVQIEAIRTDPLFRAGDYYDADPGDGPSRGLALARRMALLNYRSPSELNVRFERSWQSDISPLGGNGRFAVESYLDFHGNKFTRRFDANSYITLVESMNSHDIGRGRGGVAAALGRIQARTLVVGIDSDRLFPVEGQRVIAAGVPHALGVGPVPGTPVVLESGYGHDGFLIENAAIGAQLRRLLD; encoded by the coding sequence ATGGAATGGCAATTCTCCGAGGACACCGTCCCGTCCACCTTCGTCACTGACGCACAGGTGCGCTCGCTGCTGGGCAAACCGCCCGTGACGGGCGGATGGCGGGACGGTGACCCCGTCGGGGCGCGCCGTTTCCTCGACATCGGGGCCCTGGACCTGGAGGCGGGCGGTCGCCTCGGCGCGGCGCGGATCGCCTATGAGACCTGGGGTGAGCTCTCCCCCGCGGGTGACAACGCCGTGCTCGTGCTGCACGCCCTCACCGGAGACAGTCACCTGGTCGGCGCGTCCGGGCCGGGGCATCCGACCGCCGGTTGGTGGAGCGGCATCGTCGGTCCCGGCCTGGCCATCGACACCGACCGCTGGTTCGTGGTCGCGCCGAACATGCTCGGCGGCTGCCAGGGCAGCACCGGGCCGGGTTCCCTCGCCCCGGACGGCTCCGAGTGGGGGCCCCGGTTCCCGTACCTGACCATCCGCGACCAGGTCGCCGCGCAGGTCGCGTTCAGCGACCGGCTCGGCATCGACCGGTGGGCCGCCATCATCGGCGGGTCGATGGGCGGCATGCACGTGCTCGAATGGGGCATCGACCAGCCCGACCGGGTCGCCCGGCTGGGCGTCCTGGCCGCTCCGCCGGTCACCACCGCCGATCAGGTCGCCCTCAACTCGGTGCAGATCGAGGCCATCCGCACCGACCCGTTGTTCCGGGCGGGTGACTACTACGACGCCGATCCCGGCGACGGCCCGAGCCGCGGCCTGGCCCTGGCCCGGCGGATGGCGCTGCTGAACTACCGCAGCCCCTCCGAGCTCAATGTGCGCTTCGAACGCAGCTGGCAGAGCGACATCAGCCCGCTCGGCGGAAACGGCCGGTTCGCCGTCGAGTCGTACCTCGACTTCCACGGCAACAAGTTCACCCGCCGGTTCGACGCGAACAGTTACATCACCCTGGTCGAATCGATGAATTCGCACGACATCGGCCGAGGCCGCGGCGGGGTCGCGGCAGCCCTGGGGCGCATCCAGGCGCGCACCCTCGTTGTCGGCATCGACAGCGACAGGTTGTTCCCCGTCGAGGGACAGCGGGTCATCGCGGCGGGAGTGCCGCACGCGCTCGGTGTCGGGCCGGTGCCCGGCACGCCCGTCGTGCTCGAGTCCGGTTACGGCCACGACGGATTCCTGATCGAGAACGCGGCCATCGGCGCACAGTTGCGGCGGCTGCTCGACTGA
- a CDS encoding SDR family NAD(P)-dependent oxidoreductase: MGKRRVVVTGASSGIGAATVRLFREHGWDVVGVARRADRLQALAEETGAAVFTADLTVQADVDALRDFLAASGEVNALVNNAGGAKGLDSVETGPVEDWAWMYEINVLAVKRVTSALLPLLRASVATDAAGPAADVSADIVNITSTAGHTAYIGGGGYNAAKFAAHAMTEVLRLELNGEPIRVIEIAPGMVQTEEFGLVRFGGDPEKAAAAYNNVANPLVAEDVAATIVAAVEMPAHVNLDLIVVKPVAQASTTLIARGPLAPRV; encoded by the coding sequence ATGGGCAAAAGAAGAGTCGTCGTCACCGGTGCGAGCAGCGGAATCGGAGCGGCCACAGTGCGCTTGTTCCGCGAGCACGGCTGGGATGTGGTGGGCGTGGCACGGCGGGCGGACCGCCTGCAGGCTCTCGCGGAGGAGACCGGCGCGGCCGTGTTCACAGCCGACCTCACCGTGCAGGCCGACGTGGACGCGCTGCGCGACTTCCTCGCGGCATCCGGTGAGGTGAACGCGCTGGTCAACAACGCCGGCGGCGCCAAGGGGCTCGACTCGGTCGAGACCGGACCCGTCGAGGACTGGGCCTGGATGTACGAGATCAACGTGCTCGCCGTGAAGCGGGTCACCAGCGCGCTGCTGCCGTTGCTGCGCGCGTCGGTCGCGACGGATGCCGCCGGCCCAGCCGCCGACGTCTCCGCCGACATCGTGAACATCACCTCCACCGCCGGGCACACCGCGTACATCGGCGGCGGCGGCTACAACGCCGCGAAGTTCGCCGCGCACGCCATGACCGAGGTGCTGCGCCTCGAGCTCAACGGGGAACCGATCCGCGTGATCGAGATCGCGCCCGGCATGGTGCAGACCGAGGAATTCGGCCTCGTGCGCTTCGGCGGCGACCCCGAGAAGGCGGCCGCCGCATACAACAACGTGGCCAACCCGCTCGTGGCCGAGGATGTGGCCGCGACCATCGTGGCCGCTGTCGAGATGCCCGCGCACGTGAACCTCGACCTCATCGTGGTCAAGCCCGTCGCCCAGGCCTCCACCACCCTGATCGCGCGCGGCCCGCTCGCCCCGCGCGTCTAG
- a CDS encoding AMP-binding protein has protein sequence MIDHSSYRDVWRRSIDEREDFWLEAAGLIDWVDPPTTALTQRSPTDYRWFDDGTLNTSYNALDRHVLAGRGDHTALIYDSAMTGTRARLSYSELLERVARFAGALRAVGVGRGDRVIVYLPMIPEAVVAMLACARLGAVHSVVFGGFAASELAVRIDDARPTVLVTASGGLEPGKAVEYLPLVQKALELSAGSVHTVIVRNRESIPGSAGDYAGDAAAVRWLDWAAAEAGAVPADPVTVAASDPLYILYTSGTTGNPKGIIRDNGGHAVALTWSMRGIYDIGPDDVFWAASDVGWVVGHSYIVYAPLLAGATTVIYEGKPIGTPDAGAFWRVVADYRVTVLFTAPTAIRAIRRVDPELAELGRYDVSSLTALFLAGERLDPETFHWVNDSLHCPVVDHWWQTETGWAICANPRGIQELPTKPGSTAVPVPGYDIAILDSKGQPVTKPGKDGNIAIRLPLPPGGLLGIWGGEDRFASAYLTAFPGYYATGDSGHLDADGYLYVMGRTDDVINVAGHRLSTGSLEEVLTRHPAIAECAVLGVHDALKGQRAAGFVTLKAGWVVDNDLLTAELVNLVREHIGPVAAFRDVTILDRLPKTRSGKILRKTIRQIVDGEPYKVPPTIEDPTVLDALTRAVRPD, from the coding sequence TCCCCCACCGACTATCGCTGGTTCGACGACGGCACCCTCAACACCAGCTACAACGCCCTCGACCGGCACGTTCTCGCCGGCCGCGGCGATCACACCGCGCTCATCTACGACTCCGCCATGACCGGCACCCGTGCGCGGCTCAGCTACAGCGAACTACTCGAGCGGGTCGCCCGGTTCGCCGGGGCACTGCGCGCCGTCGGGGTGGGCCGGGGCGACCGGGTGATCGTCTACCTGCCGATGATCCCGGAGGCCGTGGTGGCGATGCTCGCCTGCGCCCGGCTCGGGGCCGTGCACTCCGTGGTCTTCGGCGGCTTCGCGGCCAGCGAGCTCGCCGTGCGCATCGACGACGCCAGGCCGACCGTGCTCGTCACGGCGTCCGGCGGCCTGGAGCCGGGCAAGGCCGTGGAGTACCTGCCGCTGGTGCAGAAGGCTCTCGAGCTGAGCGCAGGTTCGGTGCACACCGTGATCGTGCGGAACCGCGAGAGCATCCCCGGATCGGCCGGCGACTATGCCGGCGATGCTGCAGCCGTGCGCTGGCTGGACTGGGCGGCGGCCGAAGCCGGCGCCGTGCCGGCCGACCCTGTCACCGTGGCCGCCTCCGACCCGCTGTACATCCTCTACACCTCCGGCACGACGGGAAACCCGAAGGGCATCATCCGTGACAACGGCGGCCACGCCGTTGCGCTGACCTGGTCGATGCGGGGCATCTACGACATCGGTCCCGACGACGTGTTCTGGGCGGCGTCCGACGTCGGCTGGGTGGTCGGCCACTCCTACATCGTCTACGCGCCGCTGCTCGCCGGCGCCACCACGGTGATCTACGAGGGCAAACCGATCGGCACCCCGGATGCCGGCGCCTTCTGGCGCGTCGTGGCGGACTACCGGGTGACCGTGCTGTTCACCGCTCCCACCGCCATCCGCGCCATCCGCCGGGTGGACCCGGAGCTGGCCGAGCTGGGTCGCTACGACGTGTCCAGCCTCACCGCGCTGTTCCTGGCCGGCGAGCGCCTCGACCCGGAGACCTTCCACTGGGTCAACGACAGCCTGCACTGCCCCGTCGTCGACCACTGGTGGCAGACGGAGACCGGCTGGGCCATCTGCGCAAACCCGCGCGGCATCCAGGAGCTGCCCACCAAGCCCGGCTCCACCGCGGTGCCCGTGCCCGGCTACGACATCGCCATCCTCGACTCGAAGGGCCAGCCCGTCACCAAGCCGGGCAAGGACGGCAACATCGCCATCCGGCTGCCGCTGCCGCCGGGCGGGTTGCTCGGCATCTGGGGCGGCGAGGACCGCTTCGCCAGCGCCTACCTGACCGCGTTCCCCGGCTACTACGCCACGGGCGACTCCGGGCACCTCGACGCCGACGGCTACCTCTACGTGATGGGCCGTACCGACGACGTGATCAACGTTGCGGGGCACCGGCTCTCCACCGGCTCCCTCGAGGAGGTGCTCACCCGGCATCCGGCGATCGCGGAGTGCGCCGTTCTCGGCGTGCACGACGCGCTCAAGGGCCAGCGCGCCGCCGGGTTCGTCACGCTCAAGGCCGGCTGGGTGGTCGACAACGACCTCCTCACGGCCGAGCTGGTGAACCTGGTGCGCGAGCACATCGGCCCGGTGGCGGCGTTCCGTGACGTCACCATCCTGGACCGGTTGCCCAAGACCCGCTCCGGCAAGATCCTGCGCAAGACCATCCGCCAGATCGTCGACGGTGAGCCGTACAAGGTGCCACCGACCATCGAAGACCCCACGGTGCTCGACGCCCTCACCCGAGCCGTGCGTCCCGACTAA
- a CDS encoding acyltransferase family protein produces MSSPTDAPHKHKRRVPLWDNARWIAITLMVIGHAILKLIGESDTAYGVYLFIYAFHVPVFVAVSGYFAKSGPPGPRQMHRLVTDVIFPYLIFESIWTLITWGLGGPLQVDYSSPSWTLWFLIALAIWRVALPYLVLMRYPLLISIAISVGAGYVGDIDSTFSLSRTLGLLPFFVFGWKLRQWPLTAAWMHLSPALVWRWRAGAITLFGALALGIGVNIVGVRDLRLRSFTLYDEAYWQFGYNEFWAGVIRLGLMLASFGFILAFLMLMPRRATWFTPLGAATMYIYLLHTFLLYPLRETGVLDGPQPVWVLPAIILLAIGISVLLSLPVVKRVFRPLVEPRLRWLFRQEPSTHTGTIVLPHGPAKP; encoded by the coding sequence ATGAGTTCGCCAACCGACGCACCCCACAAGCACAAGCGCCGCGTTCCCCTCTGGGACAACGCCCGCTGGATCGCCATCACGCTCATGGTGATCGGTCACGCGATCCTGAAGCTGATCGGCGAATCCGACACCGCCTACGGCGTCTACCTGTTCATCTACGCGTTCCACGTGCCGGTGTTCGTGGCTGTCAGCGGCTACTTCGCCAAGTCGGGGCCGCCCGGCCCGCGCCAGATGCACCGGCTGGTCACCGACGTCATCTTCCCGTACCTGATCTTCGAGAGCATCTGGACCCTCATCACCTGGGGACTCGGCGGCCCCCTGCAGGTGGACTACTCCAGCCCGTCCTGGACGCTCTGGTTCCTGATCGCCCTGGCGATCTGGCGGGTCGCGCTGCCCTACCTGGTGCTGATGCGCTACCCGCTGCTGATCAGCATCGCCATCTCGGTGGGCGCCGGCTACGTCGGCGACATCGACAGCACCTTCTCGCTGTCGCGCACCCTCGGGCTGCTGCCGTTCTTCGTGTTCGGCTGGAAGCTGCGGCAGTGGCCGCTCACCGCCGCCTGGATGCACCTGTCTCCAGCCCTGGTCTGGCGGTGGCGGGCGGGTGCCATCACCCTCTTCGGCGCCTTGGCGCTGGGCATCGGCGTGAACATCGTCGGCGTGCGGGACCTGCGGCTGCGCAGTTTCACGCTCTACGACGAGGCCTACTGGCAGTTCGGCTACAACGAATTCTGGGCCGGCGTCATCCGGCTGGGCCTGATGCTCGCCTCGTTCGGATTCATCCTGGCCTTCCTCATGCTGATGCCGCGCCGGGCCACCTGGTTCACGCCGCTCGGCGCCGCCACCATGTACATCTACCTGCTGCACACCTTCCTGCTCTATCCGCTGCGGGAAACCGGGGTGCTCGACGGGCCCCAGCCGGTCTGGGTGCTCCCGGCCATCATCCTGCTGGCCATCGGCATCTCGGTGCTGCTCTCGCTCCCGGTGGTGAAACGGGTCTTCAGGCCCTTGGTGGAACCGAGGCTGCGGTGGCTGTTCCGGCAGGAACCGTCGACCCACACGGGCACCATTGTTTTGCCGCACGGACCTGCCAAACCGTAG
- a CDS encoding DUF485 domain-containing protein codes for MKESLKDTRPGGSIDYVTFETSERFVNLQRRRRRFVIPLAVFFLVWYFAFVLVAAYLPDVMAYQVAGSVNLGLVLGLGQFVTTFAITIWYVGFSNRVLDPLGAELRAELEQKAAA; via the coding sequence ATGAAGGAATCACTGAAAGACACCAGGCCGGGAGGATCGATCGACTACGTCACCTTCGAGACCTCTGAACGATTCGTCAACCTGCAGCGGCGCCGGCGGCGGTTCGTGATCCCGCTCGCCGTGTTCTTCCTGGTCTGGTACTTCGCCTTCGTTCTGGTGGCCGCCTACCTGCCCGACGTGATGGCGTACCAGGTGGCCGGCAGCGTCAACCTGGGCCTCGTGCTCGGCCTCGGCCAGTTCGTCACGACGTTCGCCATCACCATCTGGTACGTCGGCTTCTCCAACCGGGTCCTCGATCCGCTCGGCGCCGAGTTGCGCGCAGAGCTCGAGCAGAAGGCCGCCGCATGA
- a CDS encoding bifunctional o-acetylhomoserine/o-acetylserine sulfhydrylase, translating into MSDSADWKFETKQVHSGARPDPVTNARATPIYQTTSYVFNSAEHAQNLFALAEFGNIYTRIQNPTQAVVEERVAALEGGTGALLVASGQAASTFAVLNIAQAGDHIVSSSSIYGGTYNLFKYTLAKLGIETTFVEDQDDAAEWARAVRPNTKLFFAETIGNPKINVLDIALVAEVAHTNGVPLIVDNTIATPYLIRPFEHGADIVVHSATKFLGGHGTIIGGVVVDGGLFEWSANVEKFPGLTEPDPSYHGASYTTAVGDALAYIIKARVQLLRDLGSAIAPASAWQLIQGIETLSLRLERHVSNAQAIAEFLENHPDIASVNYAGLPSSPWYAAANKYAPLGVGAVLSFELKGGVDAGRALVDNLTLFSHLANIGDVRSLVIHPASTTHAQLTPEQQLTAGVTPGLVRLSVGIENLADLTADLEAGLAAARAVVAASRANA; encoded by the coding sequence ATGAGCGATTCCGCAGACTGGAAGTTCGAAACCAAGCAGGTCCACTCCGGGGCCCGCCCCGACCCCGTCACCAACGCGCGGGCCACGCCGATCTACCAGACCACCTCCTACGTCTTCAACAGCGCAGAGCACGCCCAGAACCTGTTCGCGCTGGCCGAATTCGGCAACATCTACACCCGCATCCAGAACCCGACCCAGGCCGTGGTCGAGGAGCGCGTCGCCGCGCTCGAGGGCGGCACCGGCGCGCTGCTGGTGGCCAGTGGCCAGGCGGCGTCGACCTTCGCCGTGCTCAACATCGCCCAGGCCGGCGACCACATCGTGTCGTCCAGCTCGATCTACGGCGGCACGTACAACCTCTTCAAGTACACCCTCGCCAAGCTCGGCATCGAGACCACCTTCGTCGAGGACCAGGACGACGCGGCCGAGTGGGCGCGCGCGGTGCGGCCCAACACCAAGCTGTTCTTCGCCGAGACCATCGGCAACCCCAAGATCAACGTCCTCGACATCGCGCTCGTCGCCGAGGTCGCGCACACCAACGGGGTGCCGCTCATCGTCGACAACACCATCGCGACGCCCTACCTGATCCGCCCGTTCGAGCACGGGGCCGACATCGTCGTGCACTCGGCCACCAAGTTCCTCGGCGGCCACGGCACGATCATCGGCGGCGTGGTCGTCGACGGCGGCCTGTTCGAGTGGTCGGCCAACGTCGAGAAGTTCCCGGGGCTCACCGAACCCGACCCGTCGTACCACGGCGCCAGCTACACCACCGCGGTCGGCGACGCCCTCGCCTACATCATCAAGGCCCGCGTGCAGCTGCTGCGCGACCTGGGCAGCGCCATCGCCCCGGCGAGCGCCTGGCAGCTCATCCAGGGCATCGAGACGCTGAGCCTCCGCCTCGAGAGGCACGTGTCCAACGCGCAGGCGATCGCCGAGTTCCTCGAGAACCACCCCGACATCGCGTCGGTCAACTACGCCGGCCTGCCGTCCAGCCCCTGGTACGCCGCGGCCAACAAGTACGCCCCGCTGGGCGTCGGCGCCGTGCTCTCGTTCGAGCTCAAGGGCGGGGTGGATGCCGGCCGCGCGCTGGTGGACAACCTCACGCTGTTCAGCCACCTGGCCAACATCGGCGACGTGCGCTCGCTGGTGATCCACCCGGCCTCCACCACGCACGCGCAGCTCACGCCGGAGCAGCAGCTCACCGCCGGTGTGACGCCGGGCCTGGTGCGGCTCTCGGTGGGCATCGAGAACCTCGCCGACCTCACGGCCGACCTCGAGGCCGGCCTCGCGGCCGCCAGAGCCGTGGTCGCCGCGTCCCGCGCGAACGCGTAG